The proteins below come from a single Cupriavidus pauculus genomic window:
- a CDS encoding hydantoinase/oxoprolinase family protein: MKVGVEVGGTFTDLVAHSGGQVRVIKVPSTPSSPDIGVVNALRAAGIDFSQIEDFAHGSTVATNAVLERKGGKVAFVATEGFRDILFLQRHDRRQIYDLFYKKPAPPLPRRACFEAHERILTDGSVERALDERRFRLEVLPLLEAGAYDAVAICLLNAYRNPDHELRLAQLIRDALPGIVVTCSHQVACEFREYERASTATLSAFVQPVIAGYLGRLTETLTREGFRGRFSVMQSNGGRLPAEAMRENAISALFSGPAAGVVGAVRQVVRSGHRNIITFDMGGTSSDVCLVQDGKPTLAPETEIDGLPVRTPVLDIVSVGAGGGSLIWIDDGGMLRVGPESAGAQPGPACYGKGGTQPTITDAHVVLGTVRPEAFLGGQMSLDVAAAHRAFDALAAHFKLPVEAVAYNAVRLSNANIVRAIQLVSTERGRDPRDYVLVPFGGAGPMQAAQIAEELGIDTVVAPPNPGVTSAHGLLASDFIKYETTTHRVQVSDDTCGELRTRFAAMKQDLEAQFQRMSFDQPLTFGYTLEMRYVGQAFEVPLELDADALAKLDRAGLEAAFIDAHHRIYFHSDKSGRPMEVVALRVGATLAAPPLAATSQNTGSATAAAGEPALYDGNAWAPCARRTVTGLATTNQSVQGPAVLEDYTTTVLVPAGWKAAVDSQSNLILSKEA, from the coding sequence ATGAAAGTCGGAGTGGAAGTGGGAGGAACGTTCACGGATCTCGTCGCCCATAGCGGCGGCCAGGTTCGTGTCATCAAGGTGCCCAGCACGCCTTCGTCGCCGGACATCGGCGTCGTCAATGCGTTGCGCGCCGCGGGCATCGACTTTTCGCAGATCGAGGACTTCGCGCACGGCTCCACCGTGGCGACGAATGCCGTCCTCGAACGCAAGGGCGGCAAGGTGGCGTTCGTCGCCACCGAGGGATTCCGCGACATTCTCTTCTTGCAGCGTCACGATCGCCGTCAGATCTATGACCTGTTCTACAAGAAGCCCGCGCCGCCGCTGCCGCGCCGTGCCTGCTTCGAAGCGCACGAACGCATCCTGACCGATGGCTCCGTCGAGCGCGCCCTCGACGAGCGCCGCTTCCGCCTCGAGGTGCTGCCGCTGCTCGAAGCCGGCGCCTACGACGCGGTGGCCATCTGCCTGCTCAACGCCTACCGCAACCCCGATCATGAGCTGCGCCTCGCGCAGCTGATCCGCGACGCGCTGCCGGGCATCGTCGTGACCTGCTCGCACCAGGTCGCCTGCGAATTCCGCGAATACGAACGCGCCAGCACGGCCACGCTGTCGGCCTTCGTGCAGCCCGTCATCGCGGGCTACCTGGGCCGCCTGACGGAGACGCTGACGCGCGAAGGGTTCCGCGGCCGCTTCTCGGTCATGCAGTCCAACGGCGGCCGCCTGCCGGCCGAGGCCATGCGCGAGAACGCGATCAGCGCCCTCTTCTCCGGCCCCGCCGCCGGCGTGGTCGGCGCGGTGCGCCAGGTCGTGCGTTCCGGCCACCGCAATATCATCACGTTCGACATGGGCGGCACAAGCTCCGACGTGTGCCTCGTGCAGGACGGCAAGCCGACGCTGGCTCCGGAAACCGAGATCGACGGCCTGCCCGTGCGCACGCCCGTACTCGATATCGTGTCGGTGGGCGCCGGTGGCGGCAGCCTGATCTGGATCGACGACGGCGGCATGCTGCGCGTGGGCCCGGAAAGCGCCGGCGCGCAGCCTGGCCCAGCCTGCTACGGCAAGGGCGGCACGCAGCCGACGATCACCGATGCGCACGTCGTGCTCGGCACCGTGCGGCCGGAAGCGTTCCTCGGCGGCCAGATGTCGCTCGACGTGGCCGCCGCGCACCGCGCATTCGATGCGCTGGCCGCGCACTTCAAGCTGCCCGTGGAAGCCGTGGCCTATAACGCCGTGCGCCTGTCCAATGCGAACATCGTCCGCGCGATCCAGCTGGTCTCGACCGAGCGCGGCCGCGACCCGCGCGACTACGTGCTCGTGCCGTTCGGTGGCGCCGGTCCGATGCAGGCCGCGCAGATCGCCGAGGAACTCGGTATCGACACCGTGGTGGCACCGCCGAACCCCGGCGTGACCTCGGCCCACGGCCTGCTCGCCTCCGACTTCATCAAGTACGAGACGACGACGCACCGCGTGCAGGTCAGCGACGACACCTGCGGCGAGCTCCGCACGCGCTTTGCCGCGATGAAGCAGGACCTCGAGGCGCAGTTCCAGCGTATGTCGTTCGACCAGCCGCTGACGTTCGGCTACACGCTCGAGATGCGTTACGTGGGCCAGGCCTTCGAAGTGCCGCTGGAGCTGGACGCCGACGCGCTGGCGAAACTCGACCGCGCCGGCCTCGAGGCCGCGTTCATCGACGCGCATCACCGTATCTATTTCCATAGCGACAAGTCGGGCCGCCCGATGGAAGTGGTCGCGCTGCGCGTAGGCGCCACGCTCGCCGCACCGCCGCTGGCCGCCACCTCGCAGAACACGGGCAGCGCCACGGCCGCCGCGGGCGAACCGGCGCTGTACGACGGCAACGCCTGGGCACCGTGCGCGCGCCGCACCGTGACGGGCCTCGCCACGACCAACCAGTCGGTGCAGGGCCCCGCCGTGCTCGAGGACTACACCACGACGGTGCTCGTGCCCGCCGGCTGGAAAGCCGCCGTCGATTCGCAATCCAACCTGATTCTCTCCAAGGAGGCCTGA
- a CDS encoding IclR family transcriptional regulator: MDSDQKDSPMFNQSVEKGLAVLAAFGARNRHMSLGQIAETVGITRSSAQRIVFTLEALGYVTKDPHTRRYELANKVMEIGCNYVASNTLIDSANPFLSAMNSNCDETVSLTEPCGLNMVYVASFTSRKPIVAHQAIGSRMPMYCTAAGRAYLAGLPDAEIHALLREMDIKPLTSHTNLDREQIFKAVVEGRARGYSINFEEYYIGHLNVGAPVYNKDGRAVAAVHVVAPGSRWTADEVLGKLGPMVRECAGAITNAVRAH; the protein is encoded by the coding sequence ATGGACAGCGATCAGAAGGATTCGCCGATGTTCAACCAGTCGGTCGAGAAGGGCCTCGCCGTGCTGGCGGCCTTTGGCGCCCGCAACCGGCATATGAGCCTGGGGCAGATCGCGGAAACGGTCGGCATTACGCGCAGTTCCGCGCAGCGCATCGTGTTCACGCTGGAGGCGCTGGGCTACGTCACCAAGGACCCGCATACGCGGCGCTACGAGCTGGCGAACAAGGTCATGGAGATCGGCTGCAACTACGTCGCCTCCAATACGCTGATCGACAGCGCCAATCCGTTCCTGTCCGCGATGAACAGCAACTGCGACGAGACGGTGTCGCTTACCGAGCCGTGCGGGCTCAACATGGTCTACGTGGCCTCGTTTACGAGCCGCAAGCCGATCGTCGCGCATCAGGCCATCGGTAGCCGCATGCCGATGTATTGCACGGCGGCGGGGCGCGCCTATCTGGCGGGACTGCCCGATGCGGAGATCCACGCGCTGCTGCGCGAGATGGATATCAAGCCGCTGACGTCGCACACGAACCTCGATCGCGAGCAGATCTTCAAGGCGGTCGTCGAAGGCCGGGCGCGTGGGTACTCGATCAACTTCGAGGAGTACTACATCGGACATCTCAATGTTGGCGCGCCCGTCTACAACAAGGACGGACGCGCGGTGGCGGCTGTGCATGTCGTGGCGCCGGGAAGCCGGTGGACCGCCGACGAAGTGCTGGGCAAGCTCGGGCCGATGGTGCGCGAATGCGCGGGCGCCATCACGAATGCCGTGCGCGCGCACTGA
- a CDS encoding oxidoreductase: MLRPVLFEPVRIGTLDLANRIAIAPICQYAAEDGCMNDWHLIQLGQLALSGAALLTIETTAVLPEGRTSHADVGLWNVQNEAAMGLTIESIRRWSDMPLAVQLSHAGRRASVEVPSRGGAQMPPGDGHGWQTRAPSALARRQGDISPRALDRRDIKRIRDGFTAAARRAANIDIDAIQLQAASGHLLHQFLSPLSNQRTDEYGGSLANRMRFPLEVLDAIRDEVCVMSAERCTVTVRMPATDWLDGGWDLAQATAFAHELARHGCDAIHIAGGGLLDDAGIPAAPGYQVPFARALRHETGVPVIAAGWIMGFEQAEAIVCNGDADVIAIGHAIIENPQWPRHAALRLCGPAPGETMPSPGAPWAQWRPRAMPHEWE; this comes from the coding sequence GTGCTTCGCCCCGTCCTGTTCGAGCCTGTGCGTATCGGCACACTCGATCTTGCCAACCGCATCGCGATCGCGCCCATATGCCAGTATGCGGCCGAGGATGGATGCATGAACGACTGGCACCTGATCCAGCTGGGTCAGCTCGCGCTGTCGGGCGCGGCCTTGCTGACGATCGAGACCACCGCCGTGCTGCCCGAGGGCCGCACGAGCCATGCCGACGTCGGCCTCTGGAACGTGCAGAACGAAGCCGCGATGGGCCTGACGATCGAAAGCATCCGTCGCTGGTCGGACATGCCGCTCGCGGTGCAGCTGAGCCATGCCGGGCGCCGCGCCTCGGTGGAAGTGCCGTCACGCGGCGGCGCGCAGATGCCGCCCGGGGACGGGCACGGCTGGCAGACCCGCGCCCCGTCGGCACTGGCGCGCCGACAGGGCGATATCTCTCCGCGCGCGCTCGACCGCCGCGACATCAAGCGTATACGCGACGGCTTTACGGCCGCCGCGCGGCGCGCCGCGAACATCGATATCGACGCGATCCAGCTGCAGGCGGCCAGCGGCCACCTGCTTCACCAGTTCCTGTCGCCGCTCTCCAATCAGCGCACCGACGAATACGGCGGCTCGCTTGCCAACCGCATGCGCTTTCCGCTCGAAGTACTGGATGCGATTCGCGACGAAGTGTGCGTGATGTCGGCGGAGCGATGCACGGTCACGGTACGCATGCCCGCGACGGACTGGCTCGACGGCGGCTGGGATCTCGCACAGGCCACGGCATTCGCCCACGAACTCGCGCGGCATGGCTGCGATGCGATCCATATCGCCGGAGGCGGACTGCTCGACGATGCAGGCATCCCGGCGGCCCCCGGCTATCAGGTGCCGTTCGCGCGCGCGCTTCGCCACGAGACAGGCGTGCCCGTCATCGCGGCGGGCTGGATCATGGGCTTCGAGCAGGCCGAGGCGATCGTGTGCAATGGCGACGCGGACGTGATCGCGATCGGCCACGCGATCATCGAGAATCCGCAGTGGCCGCGGCATGCCGCGTTGCGGTTGTGCGGCCCGGCGCCCGGCGAGACGATGCCCTCGCCTGGCGCGCCGTGGGCGCAATGGCGCCCGCGCGCCATGCCGCACGAGTGGGAATGA
- a CDS encoding ATP-binding protein, with translation MSDIFVFGPYRLYPQARVLQRDGTDVQLGSRAFDMLVAMVDRAGDVLSHRDLMAIAWPDLVVEDSNVRVQMANLRRKLGCGSEGVRYIASIAGRGYCFVAPLQCFAAEKSLSPLRRVGVPRPLPPPLERALGRGEQIVELSDMIASRGFVTVVGPGGVGKTTLSVLVAHAMHQYADATCFVDLGMVEHGVLVLDHVIAAVGLHVTGGNRLDVNRLDELLAFLAERRMLIVLDNCEHLIESVASLVEQLVAHAPHTRLLVTSREALRVHGESVYLLRPLGSPPHTGRLTARQALAWPAVQLFMERAQEGGHHPPLSNEHAAVVAGICRRLDGNPLAIELVASRVGRYGIQGVADLLGNQLALRWRGRRDAAPRHRTVEAMLDWSCNLLPARDRMVLYRLSVFTGEFSLDAAVAVAADDLCTTAEAAESIGDLIDKSLVAVNTVDGRTRLRLLDTTRTYAAMRLAEATRTNETIAAAQPVLAIAPPLLPGLQRLMASPLPS, from the coding sequence ATGAGCGACATTTTCGTATTCGGGCCCTATCGACTCTACCCGCAGGCACGTGTGCTGCAACGCGACGGCACGGACGTCCAGCTGGGTAGCCGCGCGTTCGACATGCTCGTCGCGATGGTCGATCGCGCCGGCGATGTCCTGTCGCACCGGGACCTGATGGCAATTGCCTGGCCGGATCTGGTCGTCGAGGATTCCAACGTGCGCGTGCAGATGGCCAATCTGCGGCGCAAGCTCGGTTGCGGCAGTGAAGGGGTGCGCTATATCGCGAGTATCGCGGGGCGGGGTTACTGCTTTGTCGCGCCCTTGCAATGCTTTGCCGCCGAGAAATCGCTGTCGCCCCTCCGGCGCGTCGGCGTGCCGCGCCCGCTTCCGCCGCCGCTCGAGCGCGCGCTCGGCCGCGGCGAGCAGATCGTCGAGCTTTCCGACATGATTGCCAGCCGTGGCTTCGTCACGGTCGTGGGGCCCGGCGGTGTGGGAAAGACCACGCTGTCCGTGCTCGTCGCGCATGCGATGCATCAGTACGCGGACGCGACGTGCTTCGTCGATCTCGGCATGGTCGAGCATGGCGTGCTCGTGCTCGATCATGTGATCGCAGCGGTGGGGTTGCATGTGACGGGGGGCAATCGGCTAGACGTCAATCGGCTAGACGAATTGCTGGCGTTCCTGGCCGAGCGGCGGATGCTGATCGTCCTCGACAACTGCGAGCATCTGATCGAATCGGTGGCATCGCTGGTCGAACAGCTGGTCGCGCACGCGCCCCATACCCGCCTGCTCGTTACGAGCCGCGAAGCCTTGCGCGTGCATGGCGAGTCGGTCTATCTGCTGCGCCCGCTGGGGTCGCCGCCGCATACGGGGCGACTGACGGCACGGCAGGCACTCGCGTGGCCGGCGGTGCAGCTGTTCATGGAACGCGCCCAGGAAGGCGGACATCATCCGCCGCTGAGCAACGAGCACGCGGCGGTGGTCGCGGGCATCTGCCGGCGGCTCGACGGTAACCCGCTCGCCATCGAACTCGTGGCCAGCCGGGTTGGGCGGTACGGCATCCAGGGCGTGGCGGACCTGCTCGGCAACCAGCTTGCGCTGCGCTGGCGGGGCCGGCGCGACGCGGCGCCGCGGCACCGGACGGTGGAGGCGATGCTCGACTGGAGCTGCAACCTGCTGCCGGCGCGGGACCGAATGGTGTTGTACCGGCTGAGCGTATTCACGGGCGAGTTCTCGCTCGACGCGGCGGTAGCGGTCGCGGCGGATGACCTGTGCACCACCGCGGAGGCCGCGGAATCGATCGGCGACCTGATCGACAAGTCGCTGGTCGCCGTCAATACGGTGGACGGTCGGACGCGGCTGCGGCTGCTGGACACGACGCGCACCTATGCGGCGATGCGGCTCGCCGAGGCGACCCGCACGAACGAGACGATCGCCGCCGCGCAACCCGTGCTCGCGATCGCACCGCCGCTGTTGCCGGGCCTGCAGCGGCTGATGGCGAGCCCGCTGCCGTCCTAG
- a CDS encoding aldo/keto reductase, which produces MSIRDTLAGHVLGFGTAPLGNMFRAIPEAEAKATVEAAWNQGVRYFDTAPFYGAGLAEIRLGEVLDQYKRDEYVLSTKVGRIILDEVEDASARSLGEKSGVFAAGRPNKIVNDYSADATLRSIEDSLERMKTDRLDIVWIHDIAQDFYGDEWLSYFEAARKGAFRALTRLRDEGVIKGWGLGVNKVEPIELTLDLGEAQPDGFLLAGRYSLLDHERALQRVMPKAAERQTEIVVGGPYSSGILAGGAHFEYQKAPADIIAKVERIKSVAQRHGVSVKAAALQFALANPAVAAVIPGASKPERIAEDVAALAEVIPADFWRELRAERLVAANAPLPIDRG; this is translated from the coding sequence ATGAGCATCCGCGACACACTGGCCGGCCACGTGCTCGGCTTCGGCACCGCCCCGCTGGGCAACATGTTCCGCGCCATTCCCGAGGCAGAGGCGAAAGCCACCGTCGAGGCGGCCTGGAACCAGGGCGTCCGTTACTTCGATACGGCACCGTTCTACGGCGCCGGCCTCGCCGAGATTCGCCTGGGCGAAGTGCTCGATCAGTACAAGCGCGACGAGTACGTGCTCAGCACGAAGGTCGGCCGCATCATCCTCGACGAGGTAGAGGATGCCAGCGCGCGCTCGCTGGGCGAGAAGAGCGGCGTATTCGCCGCGGGCCGCCCGAACAAGATCGTCAACGACTACTCGGCAGACGCCACGCTGCGGTCGATCGAGGACAGCCTCGAGCGCATGAAGACCGATCGGCTCGATATCGTCTGGATTCACGATATTGCACAGGATTTCTATGGCGACGAATGGCTCTCGTACTTCGAAGCCGCGCGCAAGGGTGCGTTCCGCGCGCTGACCCGTCTGCGCGACGAAGGCGTCATCAAGGGCTGGGGCCTCGGCGTGAACAAGGTCGAGCCCATCGAACTGACGCTCGATCTGGGCGAGGCACAGCCCGACGGCTTCCTGCTCGCGGGCCGCTACTCGCTGCTCGACCACGAACGGGCGCTGCAGCGCGTGATGCCCAAGGCGGCCGAGCGCCAGACCGAGATTGTCGTCGGCGGTCCGTACAGCTCGGGCATCCTGGCGGGTGGCGCGCACTTCGAATACCAGAAGGCGCCGGCCGACATCATCGCCAAGGTGGAACGCATCAAGTCCGTGGCCCAGCGCCACGGCGTGAGCGTGAAGGCCGCCGCGCTGCAGTTCGCGCTGGCCAATCCGGCGGTCGCCGCGGTGATCCCCGGTGCCAGCAAGCCCGAACGCATCGCCGAGGACGTGGCCGCGCTGGCCGAGGTCATTCCGGCCGACTTCTGGCGCGAACTGCGCGCGGAGCGGCTGGTCGCCGCGAACGCGCCGCTGCCGATCGATCGCGGCTGA